A region of Streptomyces halobius DNA encodes the following proteins:
- a CDS encoding C40 family peptidase produces the protein MASHRRPKQPSRTRVTVLTATAAAAVALSSQAAQADPAQSKKDVKAKVDKLYEEAEAATEKYNGVKEEQDQLQKEVEDLQDKVARGQQELNELRKGLGAVASGQYRSGSIDPSVQLFLSGDPDTYLEKASTLDQLSGKQAEQLKIIADKQRRLAQERAEAAGKIQDLSETRKALGARKDEIQGKLAKAQELLNTLTAKERAALAAAEERANRSNERVNLGDDVPASQRGAAALSAAQTKMGSPYVWGATGPSSFDCSGLTSWAYQQAGQSLPRTSQQQANAGTRIGSQGALKPGDLVLFYGDLHHIGLYAGNGQVLHAPKPGANVRYESINNMPFMFGVRV, from the coding sequence GTGGCGTCCCACCGTCGACCCAAGCAGCCGAGCCGCACTCGCGTCACCGTGCTCACCGCGACCGCAGCCGCGGCCGTCGCCCTCTCGTCCCAGGCCGCCCAGGCCGACCCGGCACAGTCCAAGAAGGACGTCAAGGCCAAGGTCGACAAGCTCTACGAGGAGGCGGAGGCGGCGACCGAGAAGTACAACGGCGTCAAGGAGGAGCAGGACCAGCTCCAGAAGGAGGTCGAGGACCTCCAGGACAAGGTCGCCCGTGGCCAGCAGGAGCTGAACGAGCTCCGCAAGGGCCTCGGCGCCGTCGCCTCCGGCCAGTACCGCAGCGGCAGCATCGACCCCTCTGTCCAGCTGTTCCTCTCCGGCGACCCGGACACCTACCTGGAGAAGGCGTCCACGCTCGACCAGTTGAGCGGCAAGCAGGCCGAGCAGCTGAAGATCATCGCGGACAAGCAGCGCCGGCTGGCCCAGGAGCGCGCCGAGGCCGCCGGCAAGATTCAGGACCTCTCCGAGACGCGCAAGGCGCTCGGTGCCAGGAAGGACGAGATCCAGGGCAAGCTCGCCAAGGCGCAGGAGCTGCTCAACACCCTCACGGCCAAGGAGCGCGCCGCGCTGGCGGCCGCGGAGGAGCGCGCCAACCGCAGCAACGAGCGGGTGAACCTCGGCGACGACGTACCGGCCTCGCAACGCGGAGCGGCCGCCCTGTCCGCCGCGCAGACGAAGATGGGTTCGCCCTACGTCTGGGGCGCCACCGGCCCGTCCTCCTTCGACTGCTCGGGCCTGACCTCCTGGGCCTATCAGCAGGCCGGCCAGTCGCTGCCGCGCACCTCGCAGCAGCAGGCCAACGCCGGTACCCGCATCGGCTCGCAAGGCGCCCTCAAGCCCGGCGACCTGGTGCTCTTCTACGGCGACCTGCACCACATCGGCCTGTACGCGGGCAACGGCCAGGTGCTGCACGCGCCGAAGCCGGGCGCGAATGTGCGCTACGAGTCCATCAACAACATGCCGTTCATGTTCGGCGTGCGCGTCTGA
- a CDS encoding C40 family peptidase: MASHRRTSQPGQTTFTGVTVLSAALATATAALSAPPASAEPPGQPAASDAPTARLDTLYEQAERATEKFNGADERARALRHEVAHLRDRTARAQERVNRMRGRLGALAAAQYRSGGISPTVRLLLSERPESYLEKAAALDRLDRTYGGELRDLRAAQWELDEWRRETAEKLGDLAVSRKAVARHKKNVQRKLATAQRLLNALPRDARTAYDRASRGLDRDEALPDLSDVVPPSGRAAAAVAAARAAVGAPYAWGSSGPAAFDCSGLTQWAYGQAGISLPRSSQAQRAAGRPVPLDQAQPGDLVIYRSDGSHVGMYVGNGQIVHAPYPGARVRYDPIGMMPIAGVTRP; encoded by the coding sequence GTGGCGTCCCATCGCCGTACCTCGCAGCCCGGCCAGACCACGTTCACCGGTGTCACCGTCCTGTCGGCCGCGCTGGCGACCGCGACCGCGGCGCTCTCCGCGCCTCCGGCGTCCGCCGAGCCCCCCGGGCAGCCCGCGGCCTCCGACGCGCCGACCGCGCGTCTCGACACGCTCTACGAGCAGGCGGAGCGGGCCACCGAGAAGTTCAACGGCGCCGACGAGCGGGCCAGGGCACTGCGGCATGAGGTGGCACACCTCCGGGACCGCACCGCCCGCGCCCAGGAACGGGTCAACCGGATGCGCGGCCGGCTCGGCGCGCTGGCCGCCGCCCAGTACCGCAGCGGCGGCATCTCCCCCACCGTCCGGCTGCTGCTCTCCGAGCGGCCGGAGAGCTACCTGGAGAAGGCCGCCGCCCTCGACCGGCTCGACCGCACCTACGGCGGGGAGCTGCGGGACCTCCGGGCGGCGCAGTGGGAGCTGGACGAGTGGCGCCGGGAGACCGCCGAGAAGCTGGGGGACCTGGCGGTCAGCCGCAAGGCCGTGGCACGCCACAAGAAGAACGTCCAGCGCAAGCTCGCCACCGCGCAGCGGCTGCTCAACGCGCTCCCCAGGGACGCCAGGACGGCCTACGACCGGGCCTCCAGGGGCCTCGACCGGGACGAGGCCCTCCCGGACCTCTCCGACGTCGTACCCCCCTCCGGGCGGGCCGCCGCGGCCGTCGCCGCGGCCCGTGCCGCCGTCGGCGCCCCGTACGCCTGGGGCAGCAGCGGGCCCGCGGCCTTCGACTGCTCCGGACTCACCCAATGGGCCTACGGCCAGGCCGGCATCTCCCTCCCGCGCAGCTCACAAGCCCAGCGCGCGGCCGGCCGGCCGGTGCCGCTCGACCAGGCGCAACCCGGTGACCTGGTCATCTACCGGTCGGACGGCAGCCACGTCGGGATGTATGTCGGCAACGGGCAGATCGTGCACGCGCCCTACCCGGGGGCGCGGGTGCGCTACGACCCGATCGGCATGATGCCGATCGCGGGCGTGACCCGGCCCTAG
- a CDS encoding glycosyltransferase 87 family protein, producing the protein MSHQTVSSSAGAGDGPRRVHLPVVVWAATRAVLLLCVTKVLVLPGPDVTSDISVIYQGWYEILKTGTFPLDDVTWQYPPAAALPVLGPGLLPFLDYTPAFFTLVLVVDAAGLALFLRAGRRPGNRPLGAWVWIVGVALLGPTAYARYDLMVTAVAVAALFAAARRPRVAGALVAFGALLKVWPVLLLCGAACPSPRRRRARALWLSATGTAAGLTVFFVAVAPGALAFVTFQRDRGTEIESLGALVFHIARHFGWSGEVLLNYGSVEFLGPGVPLVSALALALSLTALGWLLLWRLRAREFGAATLCDAAFTATLLFTTTSRVISPQYMLWLVGLAGVCMTVRASRQALPTVLVLLATGVTLLEFPVSFTHVVASDLRGVALLALRNGLLVAASLIACRRLWAATGAGRPGNTSGRGGGTERDAVIAQRGPAEAALTSAPPSRPSAAPAHKPATDA; encoded by the coding sequence GTGAGCCATCAGACGGTCAGCAGCAGCGCCGGCGCCGGTGACGGCCCGCGCCGGGTGCACCTCCCGGTGGTGGTCTGGGCGGCGACCCGCGCCGTCCTGCTGCTGTGCGTCACCAAGGTGCTGGTCCTTCCGGGACCCGACGTCACCAGCGATATCTCGGTGATCTATCAGGGCTGGTACGAGATCCTGAAGACCGGCACCTTCCCGCTGGACGATGTGACCTGGCAGTATCCGCCGGCCGCCGCGCTCCCCGTCCTCGGCCCCGGGCTGTTGCCGTTCCTCGACTACACGCCGGCGTTCTTCACCCTGGTCCTCGTCGTGGACGCGGCGGGCCTGGCGCTCTTCCTGCGCGCCGGCCGAAGGCCCGGCAACCGGCCGCTCGGGGCCTGGGTGTGGATCGTGGGCGTCGCGCTGCTCGGCCCGACCGCGTATGCCCGTTACGACCTGATGGTCACCGCCGTCGCCGTCGCGGCGCTCTTCGCAGCCGCCCGCAGGCCCCGCGTGGCGGGCGCGCTGGTGGCGTTCGGTGCGCTGCTGAAGGTGTGGCCCGTGCTGCTGCTGTGCGGGGCGGCGTGTCCCTCGCCACGCCGTCGACGGGCGCGCGCCCTGTGGCTGAGCGCGACGGGCACCGCCGCCGGGCTGACCGTGTTCTTCGTGGCCGTCGCGCCCGGCGCGCTCGCCTTCGTCACCTTCCAGCGCGACCGCGGCACGGAGATCGAGTCGCTCGGCGCGCTGGTCTTCCATATCGCCCGGCACTTCGGGTGGAGCGGCGAAGTACTGCTGAACTACGGCTCGGTGGAATTCCTCGGTCCGGGGGTCCCATTGGTCAGCGCCCTCGCGCTCGCGCTGTCCCTCACGGCCCTGGGCTGGCTGCTGCTGTGGCGGCTGCGCGCCCGGGAGTTCGGCGCCGCGACGCTCTGCGATGCCGCCTTCACCGCCACCCTGCTGTTCACCACCACCAGCCGGGTCATCAGCCCGCAGTACATGCTCTGGCTGGTGGGTCTCGCGGGGGTCTGCATGACCGTACGCGCCAGCCGGCAAGCGCTGCCGACGGTACTCGTGCTGCTCGCGACGGGGGTGACGCTGCTGGAATTCCCGGTCTCGTTCACGCATGTCGTGGCGAGCGATCTGCGGGGCGTCGCGCTGCTCGCGCTCCGCAACGGCCTGCTGGTCGCCGCGTCACTGATCGCCTGCCGGCGGCTGTGGGCGGCGACGGGCGCGGGGAGGCCGGGGAACACGAGCGGGCGCGGTGGCGGCACCGAGCGGGACGCGGTCATCGCTCAGCGCGGCCCGGCGGAGGCGGCGCTCACTTCAGCGCCTCCCTCCCGCCCTTCAGCTGCTCCTGCACATAAACCCGCCACTGACGCGTGA
- a CDS encoding glycosyltransferase family 4 protein encodes MHKTLIVTNDFPPRPGGIQAFLHSMALRLDPTQVVVYASTWKRSAEGIDATAAFDAEQPFPVIRDRTTMLLPTPRVTRRATALLREHGCSSVWFGAAAPLGLMAPALRSAGARRIVATTHGHEAGWAQLPAARRLLRRIGEGTDTLTYLGEYTRARIAGVLTPQAAARMVQLPPGVDEKTFHPGSGGDAVRAALGLADRPVVVCVSRLVPRKGQDTLIEAMPAVVSAVPDAVLLIVGGGPYEKELRALAEAKGVGESVRFTGAVPWDELPAHFGAGDVFAMPCRTRRGGLDVEGLGIVYLEASATGLPVVAGDSGGAPDAVLDGETGWVVPGGSPTAAAERVITLLKDPALRRRMGERGRIWVEEKWRWDLLAERLKELL; translated from the coding sequence GTGCACAAAACTCTGATCGTCACCAACGACTTTCCGCCACGGCCCGGCGGCATCCAGGCATTTCTGCACAGCATGGCGCTCCGCCTGGACCCCACCCAGGTCGTCGTCTACGCCTCGACCTGGAAGCGGAGCGCGGAAGGCATCGACGCCACCGCCGCGTTCGACGCCGAGCAGCCGTTCCCCGTGATCCGGGACCGTACGACGATGCTGCTGCCCACCCCCCGGGTGACCCGGCGCGCCACCGCGCTGCTGCGCGAACACGGCTGCTCCTCCGTCTGGTTCGGCGCCGCCGCCCCGCTCGGCCTGATGGCGCCCGCGCTCCGCTCGGCCGGGGCGCGCCGCATCGTGGCGACCACGCACGGCCACGAAGCGGGCTGGGCGCAGCTGCCGGCCGCCCGCCGGCTGCTGCGCCGGATCGGCGAGGGCACCGACACCCTCACCTACCTCGGCGAGTACACCCGCGCACGGATCGCCGGGGTGCTCACCCCGCAGGCCGCCGCGCGGATGGTGCAACTCCCGCCCGGCGTCGACGAGAAGACCTTCCACCCCGGTTCCGGCGGCGACGCCGTACGGGCCGCACTCGGCCTCGCCGACCGCCCGGTGGTGGTGTGCGTCTCCCGCCTCGTGCCGCGCAAGGGCCAGGACACCCTCATCGAGGCGATGCCCGCCGTCGTGTCCGCGGTGCCCGACGCCGTGCTGCTGATCGTCGGCGGCGGCCCGTACGAGAAGGAGCTGCGCGCCCTGGCCGAGGCGAAGGGCGTCGGGGAGTCGGTGCGCTTCACCGGCGCCGTGCCCTGGGACGAGCTGCCCGCCCACTTCGGCGCGGGCGATGTCTTCGCGATGCCCTGCCGCACCCGCCGCGGCGGGCTGGACGTCGAGGGCCTGGGCATCGTCTACCTGGAGGCGTCGGCCACGGGACTCCCGGTGGTCGCGGGGGACTCCGGGGGCGCGCCGGACGCGGTCCTGGACGGCGAGACGGGGTGGGTGGTGCCGGGCGGTTCCCCCACGGCCGCCGCCGAGCGCGTCATCACTCTGCTCAAGGACCCGGCCCTGCGCCGCCGGATGGGCGAGCGCGGCCGGATATGGGTGGAGGAGAAGTGGCGCTGGGACCTGCTGGCGGAGCGGCTCAAGGAGCTGCTGTAG
- a CDS encoding AMP-dependent synthetase/ligase yields MREFSLPALYEVPADGNLTDLIRRNAAQHPDVAVMGRKVDGVWQDVTATEFLAEVRAAAKGLMAAGVQPGDRVGLMSRTRYEWTLLDFAIWSAGGITVPVYETSSAEQIQWILGDSGAVACLVETPAHEAAVESVRDRLPTLVNVWQIERDALARLRAAGDGITDDEVDERSALADADAPATIVYTSGTTGRPKGCVLSHRSFFAECGNTVERLRPLFRTGEASVLLFLPVAHVFGRLVQVASVLAPIKLGHAPDIKHLTDDLASFRPTMILGVPRVFEKVYNSARAKAQAEGKGKIFDKAADTAIAYSRALDTPEGPSLGLKLKYKVFDRLVYGKLRSVLGGRAAHAISGGAPLGERLGHFYRGIGFTVLEGYGLTESCAATAFNPWDRQKIGTVGQPLPGSVVRIADDGEVLLHGEHLFTEYWNNEQATKEALSDGWFHTGDLGTLDEDGYLAITGRKKEILVTAGGKNVAPAVIEDRIRAHALIAECMVVGDARPFIGALVTLDEEFLPRWAEEHDHPATVTPAELADDPELLAAVQRAIDDGNAAVSKAESVRKFRILPTQFTEESGHVTPSLKLKRNVVAKDFAEEIEAIYRA; encoded by the coding sequence TTGCGCGAGTTCAGCCTTCCGGCCCTGTACGAGGTCCCCGCGGACGGCAACCTGACGGATCTGATCCGCCGAAATGCCGCGCAGCACCCTGATGTCGCGGTCATGGGCCGCAAGGTGGACGGCGTGTGGCAGGACGTCACCGCCACCGAGTTCCTCGCCGAGGTCCGCGCCGCGGCCAAGGGGCTGATGGCCGCGGGCGTCCAGCCCGGTGACCGGGTCGGCCTGATGTCGCGCACCCGCTACGAGTGGACGCTGCTGGACTTCGCCATCTGGAGCGCCGGCGGGATCACCGTCCCGGTCTACGAGACCAGCTCCGCCGAGCAGATCCAGTGGATCCTCGGCGACTCCGGCGCGGTGGCGTGCCTGGTGGAGACCCCCGCGCACGAGGCGGCCGTCGAGTCGGTCCGCGACCGGCTGCCCACGCTGGTGAACGTCTGGCAGATCGAGCGGGACGCCCTCGCCCGGCTGCGGGCCGCGGGCGACGGCATCACCGACGACGAGGTGGACGAGCGCAGCGCCCTCGCCGACGCGGACGCGCCCGCCACCATCGTCTACACCTCCGGCACCACCGGCCGTCCCAAGGGTTGTGTGCTCAGCCACCGCAGCTTCTTCGCCGAGTGCGGCAACACCGTCGAGCGCCTGCGGCCGCTGTTCCGTACCGGTGAGGCCTCTGTGCTGCTCTTCCTCCCCGTCGCGCATGTCTTCGGCCGGCTGGTGCAGGTCGCTTCGGTGCTGGCGCCCATCAAGCTGGGCCACGCACCGGACATCAAGCACCTCACCGACGACCTCGCCTCCTTCCGGCCGACGATGATCCTGGGCGTGCCCCGGGTCTTCGAGAAGGTCTACAACTCGGCGCGCGCCAAGGCGCAGGCCGAGGGCAAGGGCAAGATCTTCGACAAGGCGGCGGACACCGCCATCGCGTACAGCCGCGCGCTGGACACCCCCGAAGGTCCGTCCCTCGGCCTGAAGTTGAAGTACAAGGTCTTCGACCGGCTGGTCTACGGCAAGCTGCGGTCGGTCCTCGGCGGCCGTGCCGCGCACGCCATCTCCGGCGGCGCCCCGCTCGGTGAGCGGCTGGGCCACTTCTACCGCGGCATCGGCTTCACCGTCCTGGAGGGCTACGGCCTGACGGAGTCCTGCGCGGCCACCGCCTTCAACCCCTGGGACCGGCAGAAGATCGGCACCGTGGGCCAGCCGCTGCCCGGCTCGGTCGTCCGGATCGCCGACGACGGCGAGGTGCTGCTGCACGGCGAGCATCTGTTCACGGAGTACTGGAACAACGAGCAGGCGACCAAGGAAGCGCTCTCCGACGGCTGGTTCCACACCGGAGACCTCGGCACCCTGGACGAGGACGGCTACCTCGCCATCACCGGCCGCAAGAAGGAAATCCTGGTCACGGCGGGCGGCAAGAACGTCGCCCCGGCGGTGATCGAGGACCGCATCCGGGCGCATGCGCTGATCGCCGAGTGCATGGTCGTCGGCGATGCCCGGCCGTTCATCGGCGCGCTGGTCACCCTGGACGAGGAGTTCCTGCCGCGCTGGGCCGAGGAGCACGACCACCCGGCGACGGTGACCCCCGCCGAACTCGCCGACGACCCGGAGCTGCTGGCCGCCGTCCAGCGCGCGATCGACGACGGCAACGCCGCGGTCTCGAAGGCCGAGTCGGTGCGCAAGTTCCGTATCCTGCCGACCCAGTTCACCGAGGAGTCCGGGCATGTCACGCCGTCGCTGAAGCTCAAGCGCAATGTGGTGGCGAAGGACTTCGCGGAGGAGATCGAGGCCATCTATCGCGCCTAG
- a CDS encoding metallophosphoesterase family protein, producing the protein MRVHVVSDVHGNSRDLARAGTGADALVCLGDLVLFLDYHDHSRGIFPDLFGVAHTDTLVELRTAGRYEEARALGSRLWGELTWDGVSRESLIEGAVRRQYAELFAAFPTPTYATYGNVDIPHLWPEYAGPGTTVLDGQRLEIGGRVFGFVGGGLATPMRTPYEIGDEEYAAKIEAVGEVDVLCTHIPPDVPELCYDTVARRFERGSAALLHAIRRTRPRYALFGHVHQPLARRIRMGSTECVNVGHFSATGTPYVLQW; encoded by the coding sequence ATGCGTGTGCATGTGGTCAGTGACGTCCATGGGAACAGCCGGGACCTGGCGCGCGCCGGAACCGGCGCCGACGCCCTGGTCTGCCTCGGTGACCTGGTGCTCTTCCTCGATTACCACGATCACTCGCGCGGTATCTTCCCCGACCTCTTCGGCGTCGCGCACACCGACACCCTGGTCGAACTGCGCACCGCCGGCCGCTACGAGGAGGCCCGCGCACTGGGCAGCCGGCTGTGGGGCGAGCTGACCTGGGACGGCGTCAGCCGGGAGTCACTCATCGAAGGCGCGGTCCGCAGGCAGTACGCGGAACTGTTCGCCGCCTTCCCCACGCCCACGTACGCCACCTACGGCAATGTCGACATACCGCACCTGTGGCCGGAGTACGCCGGACCCGGCACCACGGTCCTGGACGGGCAGCGGTTGGAGATCGGCGGCCGGGTCTTCGGGTTCGTCGGCGGCGGACTGGCCACGCCGATGAGGACCCCCTACGAGATCGGCGACGAGGAGTACGCCGCCAAGATCGAGGCGGTCGGCGAGGTCGACGTGCTGTGCACCCACATCCCGCCGGACGTCCCCGAACTCTGCTACGACACCGTCGCCCGCCGCTTCGAGCGCGGCAGCGCGGCGCTGCTGCACGCCATCCGCCGCACCCGGCCCCGCTACGCGCTCTTCGGACACGTCCACCAGCCGCTCGCCCGCCGGATCCGGATGGGGAGCACGGAATGCGTCAATGTCGGGCACTTCAGCGCGACCGGGACGCCGTACGTCCTGCAGTGGTAG
- a CDS encoding SRPBCC family protein — MAEHTSSSITIEAAPAAVMGVIADFDRYPEWTGEVKEAEVLAKDDRGRAEQVRLLLDAGAIKDDHTLAYTWTGENEVSWSLVRSQMLRALDGSYRLAAVKGGTSTEVTYQLTVDVKIPMLGMIKRKAEKVIIDRALAGLKKRVEGGGTTGGTVPAPADGTEPADTADPAKKL; from the coding sequence ATGGCCGAACACACCAGCTCTAGCATCACGATCGAGGCGGCGCCCGCCGCGGTGATGGGAGTGATCGCCGACTTCGACCGCTACCCGGAGTGGACCGGCGAGGTCAAAGAGGCCGAGGTGCTCGCCAAGGACGACCGCGGCCGCGCGGAACAGGTCCGGCTGCTGCTGGACGCCGGCGCGATCAAGGACGACCACACGCTCGCCTACACCTGGACCGGCGAGAACGAGGTCAGCTGGTCGCTGGTCAGGTCGCAGATGCTGCGCGCCCTCGACGGCTCCTACCGCCTCGCCGCGGTCAAGGGCGGGACGAGTACCGAGGTGACCTACCAGCTCACCGTCGACGTCAAGATCCCGATGCTCGGGATGATCAAGCGCAAGGCGGAGAAGGTCATCATCGACCGGGCGCTGGCCGGGCTGAAGAAGCGCGTCGAGGGCGGCGGCACCACGGGCGGGACCGTTCCCGCGCCGGCGGACGGGACCGAGCCAGCGGACACCGCCGACCCCGCCAAGAAGCTCTGA
- a CDS encoding ArsA family ATPase, with product MRTLLVTGPGGAGRTTLAAATALAGARRGARVLLLTTESDAPETVLCSGRLATDAPTPVVPGLHARRIDPADRFRQEFLAFQERAGAAFDLLGAAPLEGDELTELPGSEAFALLHALRTEHASDAWDLVVVDTPPAAETIRLLALPAQVRRYLRRLLPPERQAARALRPVLAQLAGVPMPAQKLYEAAERWESELAAVQRVIDDPGTSVRLVTEAGPVAAANLRTLRAGLALHGRRTDAVLVNRLLPTGSADPFLAALSGSQQTALKALRGEFPDLPVHEVPHLGRDPQGVEELDELIDGPTSGIGDTEPADAAHPDPWTVEDRLATDGILVWRVPLPGADRDALGLVRRGDEIVVTAGRFRRIRTLPSALRRCAVSGAGLRDGVLDIRFTPDPALWPGTPPGDRSGDPPGNRPGSA from the coding sequence GTGCGCACCCTCCTCGTCACGGGCCCCGGCGGCGCGGGCCGCACCACGCTCGCCGCCGCGACCGCTCTGGCCGGTGCCCGGCGGGGAGCGCGGGTACTGCTGCTCACCACCGAGAGCGACGCTCCGGAAACGGTGCTGTGCTCCGGGCGCCTCGCCACCGACGCGCCCACCCCGGTCGTCCCCGGCCTGCACGCCCGCCGGATCGACCCCGCCGACCGCTTCCGCCAGGAATTCCTCGCCTTCCAGGAGCGCGCCGGCGCCGCCTTCGACCTGCTCGGCGCGGCCCCCCTCGAAGGGGACGAACTCACCGAACTCCCCGGCTCCGAAGCCTTCGCGCTGCTGCACGCGCTGCGCACCGAACACGCCTCGGACGCCTGGGACTTGGTCGTCGTCGACACCCCGCCGGCCGCCGAAACGATCCGGTTGCTCGCGCTGCCCGCCCAGGTCCGCCGCTATCTGCGCCGCCTGCTGCCGCCCGAACGCCAGGCCGCCCGCGCGCTGCGCCCGGTCCTCGCCCAGCTCGCCGGCGTCCCCATGCCGGCCCAGAAGCTCTACGAGGCCGCAGAGCGCTGGGAGAGCGAACTCGCCGCCGTCCAGCGGGTGATCGACGACCCCGGCACATCCGTACGCCTCGTCACGGAGGCGGGCCCGGTCGCCGCCGCCAACCTGCGCACCCTCCGCGCCGGACTCGCGCTGCACGGCCGCCGTACCGACGCCGTCCTCGTCAACCGGCTGCTGCCCACCGGCTCGGCCGACCCCTTCCTCGCCGCACTCTCCGGCAGCCAGCAGACCGCCCTCAAAGCGCTCCGCGGGGAATTCCCCGACCTCCCCGTCCACGAAGTACCGCACCTGGGCCGCGACCCCCAGGGCGTCGAGGAGCTCGACGAGCTGATCGACGGGCCCACCAGCGGCATCGGCGACACCGAACCCGCCGACGCCGCGCACCCCGACCCCTGGACCGTCGAGGACCGCCTCGCCACCGACGGCATCCTCGTCTGGCGCGTGCCGCTGCCCGGCGCCGACCGCGACGCCCTCGGCCTGGTACGTCGCGGCGACGAGATCGTCGTCACCGCCGGCCGCTTCCGGCGGATCCGTACGCTCCCGTCCGCGCTGCGCCGCTGCGCCGTCTCCGGAGCAGGGCTGCGGGACGGCGTCCTGGACATCCGTTTCACCCCCGATCCCGCGCTGTGGCCCGGGACTCCGCCGGGGGACCGGTCCGGAGATCCGCCGGGGAACCGCCCCGGGAGTGCGTGA
- a CDS encoding DUF5304 domain-containing protein encodes MSDATERPADHTADVDADAWETACAEDLAALKARRRTENGPQPGSAAEELRKLAEAVTDKLGGIQLPGALGGPAAQGAVNQLFRQAKAAVEPVIERNPDVFDHLAAAGSELLAAYRSAVESSERRWTRESTGDRPGDAPGTARGDDPRDDDGPTGTERIDLD; translated from the coding sequence ATGAGCGATGCCACCGAGCGTCCCGCCGACCACACGGCCGATGTCGATGCCGACGCCTGGGAGACGGCGTGCGCCGAGGACCTCGCCGCGCTCAAGGCCCGCCGCCGTACCGAGAACGGACCGCAGCCCGGCAGCGCCGCCGAGGAGCTGCGCAAGCTCGCCGAGGCCGTGACCGACAAGCTCGGCGGGATCCAGCTGCCCGGCGCGCTCGGCGGCCCCGCCGCCCAGGGCGCCGTCAACCAGCTGTTCCGGCAGGCCAAGGCCGCCGTCGAGCCGGTCATCGAGCGCAACCCCGATGTCTTCGACCACCTCGCCGCGGCCGGCTCCGAACTCCTCGCCGCCTACCGCTCGGCCGTCGAGAGCAGCGAGCGCCGCTGGACCCGCGAGTCCACCGGCGACCGGCCCGGCGACGCCCCCGGCACGGCTCGCGGCGACGATCCGCGCGACGACGACGGCCCGACCGGCACCGAGCGCATCGATCTCGACTGA
- a CDS encoding ROK family glucokinase, protein MGLTIGVDIGGTKIAAGVVDEEGSILETCKVPTPQTTDALTEAIADAVRTVGADHQIEAVGIGAAGYVDEKRATVLFAPNIDWRHEPLKDKVEQRVGLPVVVENDANAAAWGEYKFGAGQGHSDVICITLGTGLGGGIVIGNKLRRGRFGVAAEFGHIRVVPDGLLCGCGSQGCWEQYASGRALLRYARQRASATPEAATVLLALGDGTPDGVQGKHISEAARQGDPVAIDSFRELARWAGAGLADLASLFDPSAFIVGGGVSDEGELVLDPIRKSFRRWLVGSQWRPHAQVLAAQLGGEAGLVGAADLARQG, encoded by the coding sequence ATGGGACTCACCATCGGCGTCGACATCGGCGGCACGAAGATCGCGGCCGGCGTGGTCGACGAAGAGGGCTCGATCCTTGAGACGTGCAAGGTGCCGACCCCGCAGACCACCGATGCGCTGACCGAGGCCATCGCGGACGCCGTCCGCACGGTAGGGGCCGACCACCAGATCGAGGCGGTGGGCATCGGAGCCGCCGGCTATGTCGACGAGAAGAGGGCCACGGTCCTCTTCGCACCCAACATCGACTGGCGCCACGAACCGCTCAAGGACAAGGTCGAGCAGCGCGTCGGCCTCCCCGTCGTCGTCGAGAACGACGCCAACGCCGCCGCCTGGGGCGAGTACAAGTTCGGCGCCGGCCAGGGCCACAGCGACGTCATCTGCATCACCCTCGGCACGGGCCTGGGCGGCGGCATCGTCATCGGCAACAAGCTGCGCCGCGGCCGGTTCGGCGTCGCCGCCGAGTTCGGCCACATCCGGGTCGTCCCCGACGGCCTGCTCTGCGGCTGCGGCAGCCAGGGCTGCTGGGAGCAGTACGCCTCCGGCCGCGCTCTGCTGCGCTACGCCCGCCAGCGCGCCTCCGCCACACCCGAAGCCGCCACGGTGCTGCTCGCCCTCGGCGACGGCACCCCCGACGGCGTCCAGGGCAAGCACATCAGCGAGGCCGCCCGCCAGGGCGACCCGGTCGCCATCGACTCCTTCCGCGAACTGGCCCGCTGGGCCGGCGCCGGCCTGGCCGACCTGGCCTCGCTCTTCGACCCCTCCGCCTTCATCGTCGGCGGCGGCGTCTCGGACGAGGGCGAACTGGTCCTCGACCCGATCCGCAAGTCCTTCCGCCGCTGGCTCGTCGGCAGCCAGTGGCGCCCGCACGCCCAGGTACTGGCCGCCCAACTGGGCGGCGAGGCGGGGCTGGTGGGGGCGGCCGACCTGGCCCGCCAGGGTTGA